In a genomic window of Flavobacterium sp. KACC 22761:
- the rplL gene encoding 50S ribosomal protein L7/L12, with product MADLKQFAEQLVNLTVKEVNELATILKDEYGIEPAAAAVVVAAGGGEGAAEEAQTEFTVVLKDAGASKLAVVKLVKELTGLGLKEAKDVVDGAPSNVKEGVSKEEAEGLKKSLEEAGATVELK from the coding sequence ATGGCAGATTTGAAACAATTCGCAGAACAATTAGTTAACTTAACAGTTAAAGAAGTTAACGAATTAGCAACAATATTAAAAGACGAGTATGGTATCGAGCCTGCTGCTGCAGCTGTGGTAGTTGCTGCTGGTGGTGGAGAAGGTGCTGCTGAAGAAGCACAAACTGAATTTACAGTTGTATTGAAAGATGCTGGTGCATCTAAATTAGCAGTTGTGAAATTAGTAAAAGAACTTACAGGTTTAGGTCTTAAAGAAGCTAAAGATGTAGTTGACGGTGCACCAAGCAACGTTAAAGAAGGTGTTTCTAAAGAAGAGGCTGAAGGTCTTAAAAAATCTTTAGAAGAGGCTGGAGCTACTGTTGAGCTTAAATAA